The DNA region AAAATATTAAAAAAATTATTACTGTAATTAATATTCACGATAATTATCGAAAGATTGTCATTAATCCAAACGGAACAAGTTATGTTTATGTTTTTAATGAAAAATATCCGTTGCAATTAACCAATGAAAATATTCATACAAAAATTATTAATCGACAATATTTTTTATTAAAAGATGCTGGTATTTATGATGAAAATGTTAAAAAGTTACACCATTTTTTAAAACAAAAATTTAGTTATAAATTTGAACAGTTATTAAATAAATGAGCAACAATAATGAATTTATCTTATAAAAATTTAACAATTAAAGCGATGGTTCGTAAATGAGGTGTGTGTTATCCACAAACGGAAAAAATTGTTTTAAATACAAAGTTAATTCATTTTGATCCGACAGTATTGGAATATGTAATTATTCATGAATTATCACATTTAGTTCATCATAATCATTCTAAGGCGTTTTGATATCATGTTGAAAAATATATGCCAAATTATCGTGAAAAAGTTGAAATTTTAAAAAAACCAGGAATCTAATATGGTTTTATTTT from Spiroplasma kunkelii CR2-3x includes:
- a CDS encoding M48 family metallopeptidase, which produces MALEKVIPYQGNLIKYDLIIKEQNNIVLNVNNGKIKVSAPSYAHDWEIETLIYKNIKKIITVINIHDNYRKIVINPNGTSYVYVFNEKYPLQLTNENIHTKIINRQYFLLKDAGIYDENVKKLHHFLKQKFSYKFEQLLNKWATIMNLSYKNLTIKAMVRKWGVCYPQTEKIVLNTKLIHFDPTVLEYVIIHELSHLVHHNHSKAFWYHVEKYMPNYREKVEILKKPGI